A window of Microbacterium sp. Root61 genomic DNA:
GGCGTCGGTCAGCACTCCGGCGTCCTTCAGCGCGGCGAGCTTCTGCAGCTCACCCACGATGTCGACGGCGGGCACTGCGGCGACGGGAGCCGGAGCGGCCTGGGCCTGCGACTGGTAGACCGCCTGCTGTGCGGCGGCCTCCATCGCGGCCTGCTGCTGCTGGGCCTCGTACGCGGCGGCCTGCTGCTGCTGTTCGGCCTTGTTCTGCTGCGAGCCGCGCATCGCGCCGCTGACGGCGGTTGCGGTGCCGGCCACGACGGCGGTGCGGGCGGCGAGCCCGAGCAGTCCGGGACGTCCGAATCGACGGATCATGCTTCCTCCTCCTGCGCGGCCTCGACCAGCGCGTTGACGACGGGCGCGGGGATGCGCTCGCTGCGCAGCATGACGCCGCCCGATGCCGCGAACTTCTCGGCGAGGCGCTTCGCCCAGACCATCTCGTAGGCGATGATCGCCGCCGAGGCGCCCGGCGGGATCAACTCGGCGAGCTCTTCGATGTCCTCGTCGCCGGCGATGCCGAGCTCGGCAAGTTCGATGTCACCGAACCCGTACCGGTGGGTGTCATCCTCGATCTCGATCGCGGTGATGGCGCCGTCCTCGGCCTTGGACACGATGATGAAGTCGAGCAGTCGTACGGTGCCCTCTTCGATCAGGTCGGTGATCGCCGCGATGACCTGCGGGTCGGGGCGATCGCCCTCGAAGCCGATGAGATGAAGCTCGACGGGTCCGTATTCGAATGCTGCCACGGTGTTCCTCTCTGAGATGTCGGTAGTGATCTAGAAGCTGCCGATGCCCTTGCCGATCATCGACACGCCGATGACGAGCAGCAGGACGGCCATGATGATCGCGTTCTCCTTCGCGAGCCATCCGCGCAGCGCGTCCAGCGGAGCACGCAGGCGGTCGG
This region includes:
- a CDS encoding SHOCT domain-containing protein, with product MIRRFGRPGLLGLAARTAVVAGTATAVSGAMRGSQQNKAEQQQQAAAYEAQQQQAAMEAAAQQAVYQSQAQAAPAPVAAVPAVDIVGELQKLAALKDAGVLTDAEFATAKARLLG
- a CDS encoding DUF6325 family protein, which produces MAAFEYGPVELHLIGFEGDRPDPQVIAAITDLIEEGTVRLLDFIIVSKAEDGAITAIEIEDDTHRYGFGDIELAELGIAGDEDIEELAELIPPGASAAIIAYEMVWAKRLAEKFAASGGVMLRSERIPAPVVNALVEAAQEEEA